GTCATCAAACTGCTAGTAAAGAGTGTGATTGAGAGTTTACCTTTTCTTCCTATTCCGATTAACATTAAAAATAGTATCTTGCCACGCAGGCATATATTTCTGTTTCAATTAATGAAAATCTGATACTCATTCACTTTTAAATCATTATTATCATGGGACTCTGGGATAAACTAACCAATGAATTTATTGATATTATTGAGTGGCTTGATCCTACCAATGACACATTGGTATGGCGCTTTCCACGCTATCAGAACGAGATTAAGAATGGAGCGAAATTGATTGTACGGGAATCTCAGATTGCGGTATTTCTCAATGAAGGGAAAGTTGCTGATATATTCAAGCCTGGTACTTACGAACTCACTACACAAAACCTGCCTATTTTATCCACTCTGCGTGGTTGGAAATATGGATTCAATAGTCCATTCAAAGCAGAAGTATACTTCATCAATACCAAACAGTTTACCAATCAGAAATGGGGTACCAAAAATCCACTCATGCTACGAGATCAGGAATTTGGACCTATGCGATTACGTGCATTCGGAACGTATGCATTTCGTGTCAATGCCGAAGATCCTACCCGCTTTCTGACTGAAATTGTTGGAACAGATGGAGATTTCAATATGGACGAAATCAATGAGCAATTACGCAATGTGATTGCCAGCCGTTTTGCAGACATATTAGGAGAAGCAAAAATACCTGCATTGGATCTGGTAAGTAATTATGATGAACTATCTAAATTTATCACTGAACGCATCCATGATGATTTCAATGAATATGGGCTAAAGGTTACCAAGCTTCTGGTAGAGAACATTTCGTTACCACCAGAAGTTGAAGCAGCACTCGACAAACGCACCAGTATGGGTGTTATAGGTAATCTTAATGCCTATACACAATTTCAGATGGCAAATGGTCTTGAAAAAGGAGGTTCAGGAACAGATGCAGCGTCTATGGGTATGGGCTTTGCCATGGCAAATCAAATGGCGCAGAACATGAATCTGAACCAGCAAAGCTTTAGTAATGTGAACTCAAATGCAGGAGGAACTCCACCTCCACTTCCTGCATCTGCAACTTTCTTCATCGCTGTTAATGGACAACAACAGGGACCATTTGATATGAACAAATTGAAAGAAATGGCTCAGCAAGGCGCATTAACTCGTGAGACGTTGGTGTGGAAACAAGGCATGGCAGCCTGGCAAAAAGCACATGAGGTGGCAGACGTATCTCCATTATTCGCATCAATGCCTCCTCCACTTCCAGGTTAATCATTCTTATTCTTTTAAAGTTACCTTCATACGATTTGGAAATTATACTCGAAATCGTATGTAGGTATTTATAATTTACCTGCTTAGGCTATGTTTATTCGAATCCTGCCAACTCTTTGTTTATTCATTCTCCTTATACAATCATCTTATAGCCAAGTCAGAGATCAATATGTTTCTACACAAGGTAAAACTATTGCTACACGATTTACTCCTCCCACAGGTTTCGAAAGACTTACAACACAGGCAGGTTCTTTTGCCAATTATCTTCAAAATCTACCGCTAAAGCATCATGGCTCAATTGTTAAGTATTACAATGGAAGTACAAAACAGAATGCCAATGTCTACATTGGGGTAGTAGACATGGAAATTGGCACTCAGGATTTGCAACAATGCGCAGATGCTGTAATGCGATTACGTGCTGAACATCTTTACCAGCAGAAAAAGTATGCAGATATCCATTTTCATTTTACCAATGGTGATAATGTTTTGTATACTCAATATGCAGAAGGCTATCGTGCGTCTGTCAAAGGGAATAAAGTGATCTGGACTAAAAAGGCGAAAAAAGACTATAGTTATTCTACATTCCGTCAATACATGGATTTGGTTTTCATGTATGCAGGTACTCTTTCACTCAGTAAGGAGTTACAAACTGTTCCCTCTGTACAGAATATTCAAATAGGTGATGTATTTATTAAAGGAGGCTCACCTGGACATGCTGTTATTGTTGTAGATATGGCTCAGAATAAAAAAACAGGAGAAAAAGTATTTCTGCTAGCCCAAAGTTACATGCCTGCACAGGAAACCCAAATTCTGCGCAATCCAACTGATTCAGAAATGAGCCCCTGGTATAACACAAACTTTGCAGGAGACTTAATCACACCGGAATGGACATTTGAACCAAACCAGCTTAAACGTTTTTAGGTATTTATGATCTACTTCCGCTCATAAATGATAAATGTATAATCATAGGGATTCTCAGAATCTGCCTGATGATCGTCATGTTGTATTATCTGGAAATCACTTACTATAAATTCCGGAAAAAAGGCATCTGCCTGAAAGGTACCTTTTACAATAGTCAGATAAATTCTATCTGCTAAAGGTAGACTTATACGAAAGATCTCCTCCCCTCCCAAGATAAAGATTTCATCCACATCTCCAACCAACTGGAGTGCTTTTTCCAGAGTGTCAGCAACTAAAAATCCCTTATCCGTCTGATAATCTGGTTGCCTTGTAATGACAACATTGCCAGCCTCAGACCAAAGACGATCCGGGGACTCATAACTTCTCCGTCCCATGATCATCTTTTTTCCAGCAGTTACCTTTTTCAGATTATCCCAATCAGCGGGTAAATGCTTCCAGGGCAACTGGTTTTTGTAGCCAATTGCCCTGTTCAGATCCATTGCAGCAATAAGAGAAATGATCACAACTATTAGTATTCGAGTAGATTCAGAGACTAATTAAAATGAAAAACTTGGGTCGTTGCTTTCATTTTCAGAAGCAGGTGCTACGATCTCTGAAACATTGGTATAATGTGTTTTACTGGTATAACCAAACAGGTTTCGTTCTTTGATAATACGGGCAACCTGGGTCGGTACCATAATTTCCCAGCCATCTATTCCGTCTTTAATCATAGCCAATACGTTATCAGAAATGATATGAAGCAGATTTTCATCAAAATCACGAATAGCTTCCAGTTTATTATTGGCTAACAAGTATTCAAACAAGTCAATCTGATTGGGAGGCAACGTAAAATCAGTGCAGGAATATAGTTTACCATCGGGCTGCATCATCGGATATACATATAGTTTTACCTTGCGGCTAAACAAAGTCGCAAAAGCTTCCAGAATACCGCCAGGCAAAAATTCATAGTGCTTTTCTTCAAAGATATATTCCAGATTACTCATTCCTAAGATAAGACCAATCTTCAACTTTGTAATCTTTGACAGATAGGCTACCAGTTTATAATACTCCTGATAGTTAGAGATCATAACTGTTTGTCCGAGAGACGCCAGAATATTCACCCGGTCCATATAGTCCTTTTCATCGATTTCCTGTCCATGCTTCAGGTTGTGGAGAGTAAGCTCCGACAATACTACTACCTTCTCAGGATTCACTTCCGGATCTTCCAGAAACTGCTTCACACCATTCTCCAACATATCCAGATTCACATGGGTTACAGGTCTGAAGCGTCCTCTTATACAAACAATATTACGTTTGTATAATGCTTCTGATGGTTGCAATACATTTCCGTCTGGTCCAAACAAAGCCACATTTGTAAATCCGTTCTTTACCAGATAAAGACTCATCAACCGATTATCGACATTGACAAAATCAGGTCCTGTGAAACGAATCATATCAATCTCCAATCGTTCAGGCGATAAATCATCCATCAGGGATAACAACAATGTCTCTGGAGATTTATAATAATAATAACAACCGTATATCAGATTCACACCTACCACTCCTAGCGCCTGTTGTTGCAATAAGTTCTCAGTATCCAGCATTTTAACGTGCATAATCACGTCATTGTAAGGGGCTCCTGGTTGTAGTTGAAACCGCAGGCCAATCCATCCATGCCCCTCATTCGTTTTCTGATAGTTTAATGCAACTACAGTATCAGCAAAGGCAAAAAAGGTAGACTCAGCCCCTCTTTTTTCATTTAACCGCATTTGCAACAGATTATACTCGCGATGTAGCATCTTAGTCAAACGAGATTCTACTACATATCTTCCGCTCTCCTCTACCCCATAGATCGCGTCACTAAACGTCATATCATATGCAGAAATTGTTTTCGCGATTGTTCCGGAAGCCCCTCCAGCTTTAAAAAACTGAGCGGCTACTTCCTGACCAGCACCAATCTCAGCAAATGATCCATAGATTCGGCGGTCCAGATTAACTTTCAGTGCTTTTTGTCTGGTTCCAAGATTTTTATCGTAGTACATATTTTTGCAGGTTTGAAATAGTATTCCAAATACTAGTATATTTTTATAACGAAAGAACCTGAGATGTGATGTATTCCATATACAAACTTTCTTTTTTGTGAGTAAAAGAAAAGATGGAAATACGAATCGGATATTATTAAGTATCGTTGTCCTTTATATCCAAGGCATTAGAGCTGCAATATCGCATTTTTTACTATAATATACTGATTTTTAAGTATATGTTATTCCTAATACACATAACTTCTTTTATATATACAGATTTTATTTATGATTTGCAATATGCAATAAACCATCTGCAAAATATCGGGTATTCTTATTCAACACCTTACACAGGTAGTACTTTAAATGATTACTTTGTGTTACTTTGTGTTATCTGGGTTAAAAACTTTCTATTTCTGAATCTACTACCTGACTCATATTTATTGTCCAATATTATTTCTTTATGGATTCAACGTCTACCTCTCAAACTCTTCGATTTCCATGCCAATCTTGTGGGGCTTATCTGGTTTTTAAACCGGGAACTCACCATCTGACCTGTGAGTATTGTGGTGCAGATAATGTAATAGAGGATTCACAAGAGACTATTCAGGAATTGGATTTTGAAGATTTTCTCACCCAGTCCTCACCAGCAACCGAAACTCAACAGGTAGCCGTTGTAAAATGCAATGCTTGTGGAGCAGAGAGCTCACTGAAACCAGGTATTACTTCTGACAATTGTCCCTTCTGTGGTTCAGCTCTGGTTGTAGGTACAGGTAGTTTAAGTACACAGCTAAAGCCTAAGTCGCTGTTACCCTTTAAGATTGATCAGAAAACAGCATTCGGCAAATTTAAAGGATGGCTTTCCAGTCTTTGGTTTGCCCCCAATGACCTTGTCAAATTTGCAGATAATCAGGAGCGGCTTAGTGGTATGTATATCCCTTACTGGACATATGATTGCGAGACAGACAGTAACTATACAGGACAAAGAGGTGATTACTACTATGTAACAGAAACTGTTATGGTAAATGAGAATGGAAAAATGGTTGAGAAACGGCAGCAAGTACGTAAAATCCGATGGAGCTATGCATCTGGACAAGTTCATAACTCCTTCGACGATGTACTTGTAGAAGGTACTACTTCATTACCAGAGGATTATCTTCGGGCACTTGAACCCTGGGCATTGGATCAACTGGTTCCTTTTGACGAACGTTTTTTGAGTGGATTTCGGACTGAAACATATCATGTCGATGTAAAGCAGGGATTTGAGGAAGCCAAGCAGATTATGGATGGACCGATTCGTGCTACAGTATGTCAGGATATTGGAGGTGATGAACAACAAATTACGTCACTAAGTCCTAAGTATAAACAAATTACATTCAAACATGTTTTATTGCCTATTTGGCTAAGTGCTTATCGATACAACGGCAAAGTGTACCGATTCATGATCAATGGCAGTACAGGTGAGGTACAAGGCGAACGTCCTTACAGTGCCTGGAAAATATTCCTTGCCATTGTATTTGGCCTGGCAATTATCATTCTATTGGTTGTATTGTTTGGAGGAAAACAACAGTAATTTTTTCAAACATTGTTATATACGTCCCCTCAGGTTTGCATAAAAGTCTGAGGGGATACTCATTACCACCTATCTATTTAATTAAATAAATTTTTCATGAGATCTAAATCGTTTTTTTATCTATCATCTCTCCTTGGCATTTTTCTTTGCATATCCTGTCATCAGAAAAGTGATGAGGAATTACTCCAGTTAGAGCGCACTAAACTGAAAGAGAAACTAGAAAGCCAATCTGTATTATTCTACAAACTTTTTAAGATAGTCCTTCGTACTCAAACAGCTGAGAATGCTAAACAAATCCCTGGCTCAGAACATTTACAGAAAATCAATTCACGTATTCTCCAAGCAATTGATACTACCAAAAATGATACTACCTATATCTCGCTGGAAGATATGGTACTGGCCTACAAGGAATATAATGACTTAAAAGATTTTGCTCTTACTACAGACGAAGATACCTATCCAACACTGCTGGAAACATTCTTCAAAATGCATACAGGTGAAACACCTGCTTTGAGCCATACCAATATATCCTATGCAGAACTTTTCGGATGGGACAATAATATGGAACATACTTTTTTAAGTACAGCCAATACATCTGCACGTCGCACAGAACTTGCCTTGTATGAAGGTTCACGGGTAGATACAGAACACGAAAAAAATCTGGAAAGGCGTTGCTTATATAAAATGCAAAAGGGACTTCTGTTTATAACAGAAGATTTTCCGTATCTCAGCGAACACGAATTAACCAGTAATCATGAATGGCTGGAAAAAGAGGGTCAATCCTATCAATATAGCTTCTTTCGGAATCTGCCCCCTACAGGAACAAATAAAGATACGTATCATTATGCACATGGAATTAACCTGATATGTAGAGGACTAAGCCGGATTAAAATGGATCGGGAGGATAAAAAGACAATGGCACTACAGGATTTTGAGGCATTTTTATCGGATGCCAATGCTATTGGTCTTAATGATGAATTGGTTTGGCTGGTTGCCACCTATGTAGCACTGGAAAGGGAAGACAATCAAACTGCACTTGCTAACCTTAAGAAACTGGAGAAGAGTACTATCTTCAGCAATGAGGATAAGGCCATCCTTCATTCAGGGATTGAGTATCTGGAAGCCAAAGAAGACAACAAAGCATCGAACCTCATTACAGATAAAGTGTTTATGGGCAAAGTAGCCCTACAATACTTTATTACTCAAATGAAGAAAGTTGACTGGAAGAAATACACAGGCGCCCGTCCAGAGGTAGCTACCTTGATGCGATACAATGAACAGATACAACAGCAACTGGATAAAGTAAAGACTACAGCAACACTGGATAATCTTAAAAAAGAAGGAGGAGGACTACTGGACAAAGCCAAAAAGGTTATCCAGTAATCCATCACTATTTCTTAATTGACTGGGCTTCTTTCAAAAGGGTTTGTTTGGCATTTTCAGGAGTAATCTCCTGAAAATTGCCTTTCCCTAATGCAGCCAATCGCTGTAATTGCTCAATAACATGTTCATTTTTAGTTTGTCCAAATAAGAATACAGTCAGAACAATTCCTCTGTTCAGATTTTCCTGAATAATAGCTTCGGTAGCCTTATCCAAACCAAATTCACCATCCGACGCCAGAATAATCCGGTTATTCCCATTTTTGATAAAGTGTTCGTTAGCTAATTGATAGGCTAGACTTACTCCTCGGCGAATATTGGTTCCCCCCTCCGACTTTAGTTTATCCAGTTTCGACTCAATCTTTTTACGTTCAGTAGCGGAAACTGTATTTAACTCGATTCGGGCATCACCTGAATAACTTACAATGGCAACTTTATCCTCTGGTCGGGTAAGGGTCAACAAATAGGAAAATGCTTCTTTTAACAAAGGCAGCTTTTCGTGACTATTCATAGAACCAGATACATCCAGTAAAAATACCAGATGGTTGTCTGCATATCCTTCCAATGTCTCATCATCTGTTTTTTTATCTGACTCTGGTTTTACAGATATGGCAGGTTTATCTTGCAGCTTATTGGTTTTGGGATAAAAAACTTTGTATTGATGAGGCTCTTCTACCTGATGTAACAACAATGTTGTGGAAACATCCAGTTTAATAGATTTATTCTGGATATAATAGTCCGGAATCTCAGCTTCTTTCTGAACACCTTTTCCATCAGCAAGCTCAATAAAATCATTGTAAGAACGAATGAGCCCTAAGCCATAGCGGTTATATTTATTAATAATCTCGCTGTTATAGTAATAGTACGCCTTCGAATAAGGTTTATAATTATTCTCCCGCCATTCACTGGTCAAAAAACTATGACAACGAGACACAATAGCCTCCAGATTTCTTACCACTCTCTCATAACGCCAGTAGGGATCTAATCCATTACTTGACCCAAAACGATATAAACCTTGAAGATTCTCATCCTGATGAGTTTTGTAGTTCTCAATAAGTGTTTCCAGTTCCTGTACATAGAATGATATCTTGCTGGTTTCTTCATTATCCAGATCATCCAGAATAAGCTTGCACCAATGGATAGCAGGCTGAAACTTATCGGCCATTGCGACAATTCTATGATTGGTATTGGCAGGTTTATAGTGAGTAAGATATACTTGCTGCACAGTAGCATACAAGTTGTCCTTTGCCTGATCGTACTGATTAAATAACTTCTCCAATAACCCCAACTGCCGATAAGCCCAAGCAATATTTGTTCTCTGTAAATAAATCTTTTCCTGGACAAAATGCCAGATAGAATCCCGACTAAGCTGAATACGGTCAACTGTTTCTTTCAGAACCAATAATCTTTGATTCAGCACTCTGCGATCCGTTTCAGATAAAGCAGAATGACCCGTCATACATTTTTGATAGATCTCAGCAGGAATCACTTCATAGGAGGAAGACTTATTCCAGTGATCCTCATTCTGAAACGAAAGAAATTTGGATTTCTCTTCACTATAATAGTTTAGCTGCAGATTAAAATTCATTAGCTCCTCATAAATAGGCCAAAGAGCATGAATCGTCTCATTAGTATAGTGTACATAGTCATTTAAAGCATCTACAGCCTGATTACGGGGTGATATTTTTGATTGGGCCTGTGACATAAAATGAGTCAATAAAAAGAACAATACCTGAACAATGAGTTTTATATATGTTTGCTTTTTAGCAAACTGATTTTCAAAATAATATTTCATTCTAACTGATCAACTTTCAACAGAAAGTCTTCTATTTTTCTGATTGGTGTCTAGGAAAACAAAAAGTGAACACAATCTCTTCAGAAAGAAGTTTATAGCTAACAAATATTGTTTTATTACTACAATCAAACACTAATCTACATATTCAGAGAACGATAGTCTGAAGCATTCACACTATCATAATATGTTACTGCTAATTAGTAGATTAAATAGTATAAAATGGCTGGTAAAAGCAGACACTTTGTAATCGATTTCTGTAATTTTCGATAGTTTCATTTAGTTAGTATACATCACTCAACGATCCTACTTATACCTCTTTCACAAATGAGATCTCTTTCTATAACAAAGCTATATCTGCTTTTTATGTGGATATTGTTTTCATTACCCATTATGGGCCAATCCACTTCATCTCTACCTCCACCTGTACAACTTACAGCTGAGCAAGATCATAAGCGACTAATGAACTTGTTGGGAATTACCTCCATACGAAGAGGCCCGGATGGCAACCCTCAATCCCCCAATGCAGCTAACTTTGACGAAACTAAGGCAAATCCGTATCCTAACTTGCCAGACCCATTAGTACTAAAAAATGGAAAGAAAATAACTACAGCCAAACAATGGTGGACACAACGCAGACCTGAGATTGTAGAAGATTTTGACAAAGAAATTTATGGACGGGTTCCTGCCCATACGCCTAAAGTACGATGGGAAATTGTACAAACTAAAATTGATACAATAGGAAAAATTCTAGCTCTGACTAAAAAACTTATAGGCCATGTAGATAATTCAGATTATCCACTAATCTCTGTCAATATCGATCTGACAGTCACTACTCCTGTCAATGCTCCAAGTCCCGTCCCATTACTCATGGAATTTAGTTTTGTATTCCCGCCCGGTTTTCGTCCGCCGGCTCCTGCAGGTCCACCTGCACCTTCTTGGCAACAGCAAGTACTGGAAAAAGGATGGGGTTATGCAATCTTAATTCCAACCAGTGTACAGGCAGATAAAGGAGATAGCCTGACCAGAGGTATTATTGGGTTAGTAAATAAAGGCCAGCCACGTAAGGTTGATGATTGGGGAGCATTGCGTGCATGGGCGTGGGGAGCGAGCCGAGCATTGGATTATCTGCAAACAGATCCTGCCGTAGATGCAAAACAGGTAGGTATCGAAGGTCTGTCTCGCTATGGAAAAGCGGCCCTTGTGACTATGGCTTATGATTCCCGCTTTGCTATTGCGTTTGTAGGCTCATCAGGAGAAGGAGGGGCTAAATTACACAGAAGAATGTATGGGGAACAGGTAGAAAATGTCGCATCATCGGGTGAATACCATTGGATGGCTGGTAATTTTATTAAATATGCAGGGCCACTCACACCTAAGGATCTACCTATAGATTCGCATGAACTAGTAGCTTTATGTGCTCCCCGCCCCGTTTTTGTTGGTAGTGGGTCTCTCCAGGTAGAAGGAGGCTGGGTAGATGCCAAAGGTATGTTTTTAGGAGCTGCTTATGCGGGATCTGTTTATAAACTAGTGGGTAAAAAAGACTTGGGCACTACAGAGTTCCCTCCTATTGAGACCGCTTTACTCTCAGGAGACATTGCGTTTCGTCAACATAGTGGTGGACATACCAATGGGCCTAACTGGCCAACATTTATTTCTTTTGCAGAACGCTATCTAAAAACCAATAGTAAACCGACACAAAAATAGAGTCGCTTATTTAGGGGAGACAATCTCTATTTGTTTCCCTTTTTCATTTTCTGTTGAGCTTCTTTTATATATTGGGTTACTTCGAGAAATGGAGCTACCCAAATCTGCGACTGATTTTGCTGAAGAAAATGTACTAGCTTTCGATGTGCATCAACAGACACATTGAGATTATGTTCTCCTCCTACTCCATGAAATAAGAATACTAATAACGTTTTAGTTTCCATTGCTTTCTTTACAAGAGCAATCAATTGTTCTCCTGACTCTCCATTGACTCCCACTGCTCCTACATTCATTAGATCAATCTGGCCGAGTGACAAAAATTCAGGCTTTACCCCACGGGCAGCAACAAAATCATCCTTCATCAAATCCAGATATGCTACATCTCCGATTTTGGTATCACCGCATGGGTAAGCAAATGTCCGTTGTGTTTTTCCATCCAAAGTTTGCAACAAAACATTCATCATTCGGATTTCATCTACCATACGTGTAACAGAATAGACTCCCATATTCGATTCAGGTTTTACCCACTCTCTTCCAGGTATTTGTCCAATACAAGGATGAAACAATGTATGATTAGCCATTTCATGTCCATTGGCAGCTGCTTTACGCCAATCTGTGATTCGTTGCCTAAAACCGGGAAAATAGCCAGATAAATAAAATGTACCTTTCAACTTTGCAGAGTCCAGAACAGGAATTACGTTATCGAGATGGACATTCAAAGCATCATCATAAGTAAGTACAACAGCACATTGTTTTCCATTCCACGTAACTTTTTGCTGGGCAATAGCTAATATTCCTTGTAAAATAAAAAGGCAGAGAAAGGCAATTCTTTTCATACAAAACAGATGATAGTTTTTCCTATGTAAGAAGTATTATAAAAGTAAAGACGTATTCTTTGAAGGAAAAGTACAAATAAAGTATTTATAAACAAACAAAGCCCTTCATTCAGGGCTTTGTTGATGTATTCGGAATAATAAAGATCAAGCTGTTACCAGAATCTCTTCCAATGATTCATAGTTAGCCTTGATGATTGTATCAATATGGTCGTTTGTTAATGCAGTTGAAACGAACAAGCTCTCAAACTGAGATGGAGCCAGATACACTCCCCGCTTTAACATAGCTTGGAAATATTTAGCAAATAACTGCAGGTCAGACTGTTTAGCAGATTCAAAATCATATACTGGTTTGTCTGTAAAGAAAATCGTAAACATAGATCCTACATGATTAATTGTGTAATTAACCCCTAATTTTTGCATATTGGATTGCATACCTGCCACTATCTTATTTCCAATTTCTTCCAGACGTGTATATACTTCCGGATGTTCATTTAAATAGTGTAACATTGCCAGTCCTGCAGACATGGCAACTGGATTTCCAGATAAAGTACCGGCCTGATATACTGGTCCGGCAGGAGATACAAAATCCATAATTTCCCGACGTCCACCATACGCTCCAACCGGCATTCCACCTCCTATAATCTTACCCATAGTAATCAAATCCGCCTGCACATTGAATCTCTCCTGCACTCCTCCCTTTGCCAGTCGAAATCCTGTCATTACCTCGTCAAAGATCAACACAATACCTTCCCGTGTACAAATCTGACGCAGACCTTCTAAAAATCCTGTTTTAGGCAATACAAGACCCATATTTCCAGCAACAGGTTCTACAATAATAGCAGCTACATTTTGCTTATTCTCTGTAACAAGCCTTTCTACAGCTTCCAGGTCGTTAAAAGGAGCAGTCAGTGTATCGTTGGCTATCCCTTGTGTCACTCCAGGACTGTCAGGTATTCCCATAGTTGCAGCCCCACTACCTGCAGCAATCAAAAAACTATCCCCATGACCATGATAACATCCTTCAAACTTGATCATTTTATCGCGACCAGTATAGCCTCTGGCTAATCGAATAGCAGACATAGTTGCTTCTGTGCCCGAGTTCACCATTCGAACCTTCTCCAAGGTAGGCACTATAGAGATAATCAGTTCCGCCATCTCAACTTCTTTTCGGGTGGGAGCACCAAACGAAAGTGAATTTTGCGCAGCATCCGCAACTGCTTTCTGAATAATTTCATGAGCATGCCCCAATACCATAGGTCCCCACGAATTAATTAGTTCAAGGTATGCATTATCATCTTCATCATATAGATAAGCGCCTTTAGCAGATTTAATAAAAAGAGGATTACCTCCTACTGCCCGAAATGCCCGCACAGGAGAGTTAACCCCTCCAGGAATAACCTTCTTGGCATGTTCAAATAGCTGTTGGCTCTGAGATATATTCATATATAAAAGCTGTTAATCGTTGTAAATACAAATTGTGATAAATTTCTGCACAAATATCTGACACAATCCCCAATAAATCACCTTTTTTATAACAATTCACTGTTTGGCTTTTTCGACGATCCTATACTGAAACACAAAGATTCCAACTCTACTCAAGTCCTGTTTTATCAGGGTTCCAGAAAGGTTTTGCTTTTATTTGTCCGGAATTCCAATTCAACTCTTTTTTAAAATATTGATTTAACTGCACACAACTTCGACTATCACCACCTACATAGACCATTCCAGAACCGAATATTTGCCTGGCAGTAGAATCAATGGACTGCACTAATCTCTCTCCTGGATTTACAGCCAATTGTAGAAATTGAAATGGTTTTGAACCATCAATATCTGGAAAAATACCTTTT
This genomic stretch from Xanthocytophaga agilis harbors:
- a CDS encoding dihydrofolate reductase; this translates as MIISLIAAMDLNRAIGYKNQLPWKHLPADWDNLKKVTAGKKMIMGRRSYESPDRLWSEAGNVVITRQPDYQTDKGFLVADTLEKALQLVGDVDEIFILGGEEIFRISLPLADRIYLTIVKGTFQADAFFPEFIVSDFQIIQHDDHQADSENPYDYTFIIYERK
- a CDS encoding vWA domain-containing protein, yielding MKYYFENQFAKKQTYIKLIVQVLFFLLTHFMSQAQSKISPRNQAVDALNDYVHYTNETIHALWPIYEELMNFNLQLNYYSEEKSKFLSFQNEDHWNKSSSYEVIPAEIYQKCMTGHSALSETDRRVLNQRLLVLKETVDRIQLSRDSIWHFVQEKIYLQRTNIAWAYRQLGLLEKLFNQYDQAKDNLYATVQQVYLTHYKPANTNHRIVAMADKFQPAIHWCKLILDDLDNEETSKISFYVQELETLIENYKTHQDENLQGLYRFGSSNGLDPYWRYERVVRNLEAIVSRCHSFLTSEWRENNYKPYSKAYYYYNSEIINKYNRYGLGLIRSYNDFIELADGKGVQKEAEIPDYYIQNKSIKLDVSTTLLLHQVEEPHQYKVFYPKTNKLQDKPAISVKPESDKKTDDETLEGYADNHLVFLLDVSGSMNSHEKLPLLKEAFSYLLTLTRPEDKVAIVSYSGDARIELNTVSATERKKIESKLDKLKSEGGTNIRRGVSLAYQLANEHFIKNGNNRIILASDGEFGLDKATEAIIQENLNRGIVLTVFLFGQTKNEHVIEQLQRLAALGKGNFQEITPENAKQTLLKEAQSIKK
- a CDS encoding TonB-dependent receptor, producing MYYDKNLGTRQKALKVNLDRRIYGSFAEIGAGQEVAAQFFKAGGASGTIAKTISAYDMTFSDAIYGVEESGRYVVESRLTKMLHREYNLLQMRLNEKRGAESTFFAFADTVVALNYQKTNEGHGWIGLRFQLQPGAPYNDVIMHVKMLDTENLLQQQALGVVGVNLIYGCYYYYKSPETLLLSLMDDLSPERLEIDMIRFTGPDFVNVDNRLMSLYLVKNGFTNVALFGPDGNVLQPSEALYKRNIVCIRGRFRPVTHVNLDMLENGVKQFLEDPEVNPEKVVVLSELTLHNLKHGQEIDEKDYMDRVNILASLGQTVMISNYQEYYKLVAYLSKITKLKIGLILGMSNLEYIFEEKHYEFLPGGILEAFATLFSRKVKLYVYPMMQPDGKLYSCTDFTLPPNQIDLFEYLLANNKLEAIRDFDENLLHIISDNVLAMIKDGIDGWEIMVPTQVARIIKERNLFGYTSKTHYTNVSEIVAPASENESNDPSFSF
- a CDS encoding SPFH domain-containing protein; its protein translation is MGLWDKLTNEFIDIIEWLDPTNDTLVWRFPRYQNEIKNGAKLIVRESQIAVFLNEGKVADIFKPGTYELTTQNLPILSTLRGWKYGFNSPFKAEVYFINTKQFTNQKWGTKNPLMLRDQEFGPMRLRAFGTYAFRVNAEDPTRFLTEIVGTDGDFNMDEINEQLRNVIASRFADILGEAKIPALDLVSNYDELSKFITERIHDDFNEYGLKVTKLLVENISLPPEVEAALDKRTSMGVIGNLNAYTQFQMANGLEKGGSGTDAASMGMGFAMANQMAQNMNLNQQSFSNVNSNAGGTPPPLPASATFFIAVNGQQQGPFDMNKLKEMAQQGALTRETLVWKQGMAAWQKAHEVADVSPLFASMPPPLPG
- a CDS encoding DUF4846 domain-containing protein → MFIRILPTLCLFILLIQSSYSQVRDQYVSTQGKTIATRFTPPTGFERLTTQAGSFANYLQNLPLKHHGSIVKYYNGSTKQNANVYIGVVDMEIGTQDLQQCADAVMRLRAEHLYQQKKYADIHFHFTNGDNVLYTQYAEGYRASVKGNKVIWTKKAKKDYSYSTFRQYMDLVFMYAGTLSLSKELQTVPSVQNIQIGDVFIKGGSPGHAVIVVDMAQNKKTGEKVFLLAQSYMPAQETQILRNPTDSEMSPWYNTNFAGDLITPEWTFEPNQLKRF
- a CDS encoding acetylxylan esterase; its protein translation is MRSLSITKLYLLFMWILFSLPIMGQSTSSLPPPVQLTAEQDHKRLMNLLGITSIRRGPDGNPQSPNAANFDETKANPYPNLPDPLVLKNGKKITTAKQWWTQRRPEIVEDFDKEIYGRVPAHTPKVRWEIVQTKIDTIGKILALTKKLIGHVDNSDYPLISVNIDLTVTTPVNAPSPVPLLMEFSFVFPPGFRPPAPAGPPAPSWQQQVLEKGWGYAILIPTSVQADKGDSLTRGIIGLVNKGQPRKVDDWGALRAWAWGASRALDYLQTDPAVDAKQVGIEGLSRYGKAALVTMAYDSRFAIAFVGSSGEGGAKLHRRMYGEQVENVASSGEYHWMAGNFIKYAGPLTPKDLPIDSHELVALCAPRPVFVGSGSLQVEGGWVDAKGMFLGAAYAGSVYKLVGKKDLGTTEFPPIETALLSGDIAFRQHSGGHTNGPNWPTFISFAERYLKTNSKPTQK